The proteins below are encoded in one region of Sander vitreus isolate 19-12246 chromosome 24, sanVit1, whole genome shotgun sequence:
- the LOC144512903 gene encoding inhibin beta B chain, with protein sequence MSSCLFRLALFVACALSIRCTAAPGTEAEAHTASRDTCASCGVAQPEDPESGRLNVDFLEAVKRHILSRLQMRERPNITHPVSKAAMVTALRKLHAGRLREDGRVEIPNLDGHPMSNDVLEESSEIISFAEKDDMVTSKSSLFFLISSEGNQNLYVMQATLWLYFKLLPPPSEVRLRRKVTVKVYYQEPGLGSKWDLVEKRVELKRSGWHTFMLTDAVRLVFEKGDRRQNLDVRCDGCEAEGVVPILLNHNDESHRPFLVVQARQVENKHRIRKRGLECDGSSSLCCRQQFYIDFRLIGWNDWIIAPSGYYGNYCEGNCPAYMAGVPGSASSFHTAVVNQYRMRGMSPGSMNSCCIPTKLSTMSMLYFDDEYNIVKRDVPNMIVEECGCA encoded by the exons ATGAGTAGCTGTCTTTTCCGACTGGCACTCTTCGTGGCTTGCGCGCTCTCCATCCGCTGCACCGCTGCGCCCGGGACCGAGGCGGAGGCGCACACGGCGTCCCGGGATACCTGCGCGTCCTGCGGCGTGGCTCAGCCGGAGGACCCGGAGTCCGGCCGGCTGAACGTGGACTTCCTCGAGGCGGTGAAGAGGCACATCCTGAGCAGGCTGCAGATGCGGGAGAGACCCAACATCACGCACCCGGTGTCGAAAGCGGCCATGGTGACGGCGCTGCGGAAGCTCCACGCGGGTAGGCTGCGCGAGGACGGGAGGGTGGAGATCCCCAACCTGGACGGACACCCGATGAGCAACGACGTGCTGGAGGAGAGCTCGGAGATCATCAGCTTTGCGGAGAAAG ATGACATGGTGACCTCCAAGTCCAGCCTGTTCTTCCTGATCTCCAGCGAGGGGAACCAGAACCTGTACGTGATGCAGGCCACTCTCTGGCTCTACTTCAAGCTGCTGCCGCCGCCTTCGGAGGTGCGCTTGAGGCGGAAGGTGACGGTGAAGGTGTACTACCAGGAGCCGGGCCTCGGCAGCAAGTGGGATCTGGTGGAGAAGCGTGTGGAGCTGAAGCGCAGCGGCTGGCACACCTTCATGCTAACGGACGCCGTGCGGTTGGTGTTTGAGAAGGGCGATCGTCGCCAGAACTTGGACGTGCGCTGCGACGGCTGCGAGGCAGAAGGCGTCGTGCCCATCCTGCTCAACCACAACGACGAGTCGCACCGGCCGTTCCTGGTGGTGCAGGCGCGACAAGTCGAAAACAAACACCGCATCCGCAAGAGGGGGCTGGAGTGCGacggcagcagcagcctgtgcTGCCGCCAGCAGTTCTACATAGACTTCCGGCTCATCGGCTGGAACGACTGGATCATCGCGCCGTCGGGCTACTATGGGAACTATTGCGAAGGGAACTGTCCGGCCTACATGGCGGGCGTCCCCGGGTCGGCCTCGTCCTTCCACACAGCGGTGGTGAACCAATACCGCATGCGTGGGATGAGCCCGGGCTCCATGAACTCGTGCTGCATCCCCACCAAGCTCAGCACCATGTCCATGCTCTACTTTGACGACGAGTACAACATCGTCAAGCGGGACGTTCCCAACATGATCGTTGAAGAGTGTGGCTGCGCTTGA
- the LOC144512773 gene encoding ras-related protein ralB-B-like — MASGKNKNQTSLALHKVIMVGSGGVGKSALTLQFMYDEFVEDYEPTKADSYRKKVVLDGEDVQIDILDTAGQEDYAAIRDNYFRSGEGFLLLFSITEHESFTATSEFRSVDALGVLFHNGLLQICSGNLQVKVVVVVSFSV, encoded by the exons ATGGCCTCCGGCAAGAACAAGAACCAGACCTCATTGGCTCTCCATAAAGTGATCATGGTGGGCAGCGGTGGAGTTGGAAAGTCCGCCCTCACCCTACAGTTCATGTACGACGAG TTTGTGGAGGACTACGAGCCCACCAAGGCCGACAGCTACAGGAAGAAGGTGGTGCTGGACGGCGAGGACGTTCAGATCGACATCCTGGACACGGCTGGTCAGGAGGACTACGCCGCCATCAGAGACAACTACTTCCGCAGCGGAGAGGGCTTCCTGCTGCTGTTCTCCATCACAGAGCACGAGTCCTTCACGGCCACGTCAGAGTTCAGGTCTGTGGACGCTTTGGGGGTTTTATTTCACAATGGGCTGCTACAAATCTGCTCAGGAAATCTGCAGgttaaagttgttgttgttgtttctttttcagtttga